The proteins below are encoded in one region of Herpetosiphon gulosus:
- a CDS encoding SRPBCC family protein, with the protein MHHPFPIKAHCSIALPQATCFAYITDFEHDPDWWPPVQESRRICGHGVGAIYEQVASVGILHFSSLIEVTAFTPDHAMAFTITSHGIMHCRVQYTFASDGPMTTFTMDSTITLIPRWLRRAAPLLRSVLQRQTAAHFALLKAHLEARSPQS; encoded by the coding sequence ATGCACCATCCCTTTCCGATTAAGGCTCATTGTTCCATCGCCCTGCCGCAAGCAACCTGTTTTGCCTATATCACGGATTTTGAGCATGACCCCGACTGGTGGCCTCCGGTCCAGGAATCACGGCGGATCTGTGGCCATGGGGTTGGCGCGATCTATGAGCAAGTCGCCAGCGTTGGTATCCTGCACTTCTCATCATTAATCGAAGTCACCGCCTTCACGCCCGATCACGCGATGGCCTTTACCATCACGTCGCACGGCATCATGCACTGTCGCGTGCAGTATACCTTTGCCAGCGATGGCCCCATGACCACCTTTACCATGGACAGCACGATCACCCTCATCCCGCGATGGCTGCGCCGCGCGGCCCCACTCCTACGCAGCGTGCTGCAACGCCAAACCGCCGCGCATTTTGCCCTCTTGAAAGCGCACCTCGAAGCCCGCTCTCCGCAGTCATAA